In one window of Fusobacteria bacterium ZRK30 DNA:
- a CDS encoding helix-turn-helix domain-containing protein — protein sequence MTIESNFGKIISKYRSEKKMSQETLATLSGLDRTYISLLERGKRNPTLKTIFKLAKALEVLPSECVKELEGKEYE from the coding sequence ATGACAATAGAAAGTAATTTTGGAAAAATAATTTCAAAATATAGAAGTGAAAAGAAGATGTCTCAGGAGACCTTAGCAACGTTAAGTGGATTAGATAGAACTTATATTAGTTTACTAGAAAGAGGGAAAAGAAACCCAACTTTAAAAACAATTTTTAAATTAGCAAAAGCACTAGAAGTTTTGCCCTCAGAATGTGTAAAAGAATTGGAGGGAAAAGAATATGAATAG
- a CDS encoding MarR family winged helix-turn-helix transcriptional regulator, which produces MKEHLITMVLSSIERDYNYYMNKKLKQYNIGKHEIRTLKVINQNSGLSQNEVCSILKEDKITVSKAVKNLEKQGYINKVKDLEDKRVYRLYITEKGSFDRKDFIEITNNINQIFSRGLSDTEKTELLKLLDILQNNIQEEADKLRKQ; this is translated from the coding sequence ATGAAGGAACATTTAATCACAATGGTTTTATCCAGTATTGAACGGGATTATAACTATTATATGAATAAAAAGTTAAAGCAGTATAATATTGGAAAACATGAGATTAGAACTTTGAAGGTTATCAATCAAAATTCAGGTTTAAGCCAGAATGAGGTCTGCTCTATTTTAAAAGAGGATAAAATAACTGTGAGCAAGGCTGTTAAAAACTTGGAAAAACAAGGATATATAAATAAAGTAAAGGATTTGGAAGATAAGAGAGTTTACAGGCTTTATATAACAGAAAAAGGTTCCTTTGATAGAAAAGATTTTATTGAAATAACAAATAATATAAATCAAATTTTTTCCAGGGGATTATCCGATACAGAAAAAACAGAGTTATTAAAGCTTTTAGATATATTACAGAATAATATCCAGGAAGAGGCAGATAAATTGAGAAAACAGTAA
- a CDS encoding FAD-dependent oxidoreductase, with translation MKKNKMIHTFGDVCNKTAVNIFDETTILDILTESGGMKGNKKLKVIQIGGPLGVCVTGKERSRNINEFEKFLNGNMIAFLDDLFCPMDYMRFLTRFLIRELKIDNKNIRKLNQLVEKITQGRGELQTIEEIKNHLDQGKTIAEQRMARIFLFLLDEFSDEVLEHIIDKKCQSGICRTLITAQCMNACPAEVYIPGYIELMKNDRYEDAYSLMRKSNPLSFICGKICARPCEARCRRKEIESTVGVRALKRFTCDLVVNNKEYTEDKLDFNSKKIAVVGGGPAGISASYYLAKTGYDVTIYEASSVVGGMLAMGIPEYRLPQKNIDDEVQLITDLGVKIVKNTRIGKDIQLKTLRDNNEAVILASGCHIGNKFGPESEKIETAVKFLKEVKIDKRKTLGKDVLVIGGGDVAMDAARTALRLKAHVVSASLESFDQMPSKEEKYEAREEGVEFLSQYGIKTIKIEGEKLLVTLKKCLILEKNGRFDPEYDEDDIKTLKVDNLILAIGQRSDNNYLDEDIETIKGWVKVDKYSFKTTAKNVYAIGDMYRPGIAIKAIAEAKKAAAAVDEGLGGKGLYLGEEIVIPEKPLNCQMWEAEKAPEEVVVPQNLADNFELVSRVYTREEAKREAGRCMRCDRNSIKPLHLK, from the coding sequence ATGAAGAAAAATAAGATGATTCATACTTTTGGAGATGTCTGCAATAAAACAGCTGTGAACATTTTTGATGAAACTACAATTTTAGATATTTTAACAGAGTCCGGAGGAATGAAGGGAAATAAAAAATTAAAAGTGATACAGATTGGAGGACCTCTGGGAGTGTGCGTTACCGGAAAGGAGAGATCCCGGAATATAAATGAATTTGAAAAGTTTCTCAATGGAAATATGATAGCTTTTTTAGATGACCTGTTCTGCCCTATGGATTATATGAGGTTTTTAACGAGATTTTTAATAAGGGAACTTAAAATTGATAATAAGAATATAAGAAAATTGAATCAATTGGTTGAAAAAATAACCCAGGGAAGGGGAGAACTCCAGACAATTGAAGAGATTAAAAATCATCTGGACCAGGGTAAAACAATAGCAGAACAACGTATGGCACGTATATTTTTATTTCTTCTGGATGAATTTAGTGATGAAGTTTTAGAGCATATTATAGATAAAAAATGTCAGAGCGGTATATGCAGAACCCTTATTACTGCCCAGTGTATGAATGCATGTCCTGCAGAAGTTTATATCCCTGGATATATTGAACTTATGAAAAATGACAGATATGAAGATGCATACAGTCTTATGAGAAAAAGCAATCCTCTTTCATTTATATGTGGTAAGATCTGTGCAAGGCCTTGTGAAGCCAGATGCAGAAGAAAGGAAATAGAAAGTACAGTAGGAGTTCGGGCTCTGAAAAGGTTTACCTGTGATCTGGTTGTTAACAATAAAGAGTACACAGAGGATAAACTGGATTTTAACTCTAAAAAAATTGCAGTTGTAGGAGGAGGACCTGCAGGGATCAGTGCTTCATATTATCTGGCTAAAACCGGTTATGATGTTACCATTTACGAAGCTTCATCTGTTGTAGGTGGAATGCTTGCCATGGGAATACCAGAGTACAGGTTACCACAAAAAAATATTGACGATGAAGTTCAGTTAATCACAGATTTAGGTGTGAAAATAGTCAAAAACACAAGGATAGGAAAAGATATCCAACTAAAAACGTTAAGAGATAACAATGAGGCAGTTATATTAGCTTCCGGATGCCATATAGGAAATAAATTCGGACCGGAATCAGAAAAAATTGAGACAGCGGTAAAATTCTTGAAGGAAGTAAAAATTGATAAAAGAAAAACTCTCGGAAAAGATGTCTTAGTTATAGGAGGAGGAGATGTAGCTATGGATGCTGCCAGAACAGCACTAAGGCTGAAAGCTCACGTTGTTTCTGCTTCTCTGGAAAGTTTTGACCAGATGCCCAGCAAGGAGGAAAAATATGAGGCCAGGGAAGAGGGGGTTGAATTCTTAAGCCAGTATGGAATAAAAACTATCAAAATAGAAGGAGAAAAACTTTTAGTCACTCTGAAAAAATGCCTGATATTGGAGAAAAACGGCAGGTTTGATCCAGAGTACGATGAAGATGATATTAAAACTTTAAAGGTGGACAATTTAATACTGGCAATTGGTCAGAGATCCGATAATAACTACTTAGATGAAGATATCGAGACAATAAAGGGCTGGGTTAAGGTAGACAAATATTCATTTAAAACCACAGCTAAAAATGTATATGCCATAGGAGATATGTACAGACCGGGAATAGCTATAAAAGCCATTGCAGAGGCAAAAAAAGCAGCAGCAGCTGTAGATGAAGGTTTAGGAGGGAAGGGTCTGTATCTAGGAGAAGAGATTGTCATTCCAGAAAAACCTCTTAACTGTCAGATGTGGGAAGCTGAAAAAGCACCTGAAGAAGTAGTGGTTCCACAGAATTTAGCAGATAACTTCGAATTGGTTTCCAGAGTATATACTAGAGAGGAAGCAAAAAGGGAAGCGGGGAGGTGTATGAGGTGTGATAGAAATTCCATCAAACCTCTGCACTTAAAATAA